A section of the Streptomyces sp. NBC_01363 genome encodes:
- a CDS encoding GH116 family glycosyl-hydrolase: protein MRSRTLTAALTALSGLLATGLAAGSAPAGASESPAFTEGFEGGSLPSGWQVTSGSFGQLITDRAQFHNADRPYLKEGKWFLSTLETPAQKPNDGYTGTVVSAKFTLTRPTVSMLVGGGSGANTYVALCAYDVSAPDGCGAEVARTSGKNAEVMAYRTLDGSSLVGKDVVLKVVDKSTGGWGHITVDDVRANVPPAPTVPRATRNAAGGAVSLSWKAAPDPDVSGYAVYRAATQDGPYARIATANQVTYKDASTDASHTYFYRIAALDRTGAESEPVTTLARPYANLYAPGEKATYSGDHLTDTRFAVGPLGSAGIVHDGTGARPTWWIFNNLGQLNSNGWHNTDDAYTQGKVPNSFFGVRAEAEGAKPVVRSLQTTPVGDSAFPAMKSLTQQGEYPELGYDFKDDELPVQVSEDVVNPMTPGDTKNSAIPTAIYRFTLKNPTDKTVRVSLIASQQNAVGYDGYKSIGGEDNRVVDGYGANRTRVIAGDGTTSLSMSGKDGSGTMNLTAFGKDVSATAAWNSLSSLADDVSDDGRLRGSQDAASPADHTTVDGALTVPVTLKPGEKRTVPVTLSWHFPSAKNYNGGDGRQYENWWSSADDVAAYVTKNYDRLLGDTTAYHDALYDSNLPRYLIDRVSAATAVLHSPSVWWAKNGFFGGREGWGCCPGMPTHVFHYAQTQAWLWPEVGQRWTQQWLDNADSTGKIPMRFNGDSTFTMDGQTGVILSAYRTYQTTNKAWLDGSWPKVKKAMGYVVAHGDADHDGVLTGTFNTTLDGGETGNGSWLGSMYLASVHAAQKMAEAEGDTATAELYGSLYEKGRIAGENAYFNGDYYTEINSDTGASYGNGSEIDMLLGQWWSTQLGLGDIYDSAHMDKAAGELFKNNYRDNLLGDAPYSGYNYSHQFRQYALETDGGLQMIAWPHNDQTSNTPLYYDELMSGFEYSAAGLMLQRGQTEAGLKVVKAISDRYDGRARKGPYVSMSTCSTGDGTGSPFGDDECGKYYARTLSSWSLLTAMQGFSYNGPNDTITFAPTWKPSDHRSFFSTGEAWGTFTQKRAKGAGQTDTLRVHHGSLTVHTLRLEIPKGAGTVHLDGAEVRVSGTTATVEFPAPIKVRKGDKLTVRLTY, encoded by the coding sequence TTGCGCAGTCGTACTCTCACCGCTGCACTGACTGCTCTGTCCGGACTACTGGCAACGGGGCTCGCCGCCGGCTCCGCCCCCGCCGGGGCCAGCGAGTCGCCCGCCTTCACGGAAGGCTTCGAGGGCGGCTCCCTGCCCTCCGGTTGGCAGGTCACGAGTGGCTCCTTCGGCCAACTCATCACGGACAGAGCCCAGTTCCACAACGCGGACCGCCCCTACCTCAAGGAGGGCAAGTGGTTCCTGTCAACTCTGGAGACGCCTGCGCAGAAGCCGAATGACGGCTACACCGGCACGGTCGTCTCCGCCAAGTTCACGCTCACTCGCCCCACAGTCTCGATGCTCGTCGGCGGCGGCTCGGGCGCGAACACATACGTGGCGCTGTGCGCATACGACGTCTCAGCCCCGGACGGCTGCGGTGCCGAGGTCGCCCGGACGAGCGGCAAGAACGCCGAGGTCATGGCCTACCGCACCCTCGACGGCTCGTCGCTCGTCGGCAAGGACGTCGTCCTGAAGGTCGTAGACAAGTCCACAGGCGGCTGGGGCCACATCACGGTCGACGATGTGCGCGCCAATGTACCGCCCGCCCCCACCGTGCCCCGTGCCACGCGCAACGCGGCAGGTGGGGCGGTCTCGCTGAGCTGGAAGGCGGCGCCCGATCCGGACGTCAGCGGCTACGCGGTCTATCGGGCCGCTACGCAAGACGGCCCGTACGCAAGGATTGCGACTGCCAACCAAGTTACGTACAAAGACGCTTCAACCGACGCCTCCCACACCTACTTCTACCGAATAGCGGCTCTCGACCGGACTGGGGCCGAGTCCGAGCCGGTCACCACCCTCGCCCGCCCGTACGCAAACCTGTACGCACCTGGTGAGAAGGCCACCTACAGCGGCGACCACCTCACCGATACCCGGTTCGCGGTCGGTCCGCTCGGCTCCGCCGGAATCGTCCACGACGGCACCGGTGCCCGCCCCACCTGGTGGATCTTCAACAACCTCGGGCAGCTGAACTCCAACGGCTGGCACAACACCGACGACGCGTATACGCAGGGCAAGGTCCCCAACAGTTTTTTCGGCGTACGTGCCGAGGCCGAGGGCGCCAAGCCCGTCGTACGGAGCCTGCAGACCACACCAGTCGGCGACTCGGCCTTCCCCGCTATGAAGTCACTCACCCAGCAAGGCGAATACCCTGAGCTCGGCTACGACTTCAAGGACGACGAGTTGCCGGTGCAGGTGTCGGAGGACGTCGTCAACCCGATGACGCCCGGCGACACCAAAAACTCGGCGATCCCGACCGCGATCTACCGCTTCACCCTGAAGAACCCGACCGACAAGACGGTCAGAGTCTCACTGATCGCCTCGCAGCAGAACGCCGTCGGCTACGACGGGTACAAGTCCATCGGCGGAGAAGACAACCGTGTCGTCGACGGCTACGGCGCCAACCGCACCCGCGTCATCGCCGGCGACGGCACCACCTCGCTCAGCATGTCCGGCAAGGACGGCTCGGGCACCATGAACCTCACCGCGTTCGGCAAGGACGTGTCCGCCACCGCCGCTTGGAATTCACTGAGTTCGCTCGCGGATGACGTATCGGACGACGGTAGACTCAGAGGCTCGCAGGACGCCGCGAGCCCCGCCGACCACACGACCGTCGACGGCGCACTCACCGTCCCTGTCACTCTGAAACCGGGCGAGAAGAGGACCGTCCCCGTCACCCTCAGCTGGCACTTCCCAAGCGCCAAGAACTACAACGGCGGTGACGGCCGTCAGTACGAGAACTGGTGGAGCTCCGCCGACGACGTAGCGGCGTACGTGACGAAGAACTACGACCGTCTGCTCGGCGACACCACCGCCTACCACGACGCCCTCTACGACTCGAACCTGCCGCGCTACCTCATCGACCGCGTCTCGGCGGCCACTGCCGTCCTCCACTCGCCGTCCGTGTGGTGGGCGAAGAACGGCTTCTTCGGAGGCCGCGAAGGCTGGGGATGCTGCCCCGGCATGCCCACGCACGTCTTCCACTACGCCCAGACACAGGCCTGGCTGTGGCCGGAGGTCGGGCAGCGCTGGACGCAGCAGTGGCTCGACAACGCCGACAGCACCGGCAAGATCCCGATGCGCTTCAACGGCGACAGCACCTTCACCATGGACGGCCAGACAGGCGTGATCCTGTCCGCGTATCGCACGTACCAGACCACGAACAAGGCCTGGCTGGACGGCAGTTGGCCAAAGGTGAAGAAGGCGATGGGGTACGTCGTCGCGCACGGCGACGCCGACCACGACGGCGTCCTGACCGGAACCTTCAACACCACCCTCGACGGCGGCGAAACCGGCAACGGCTCCTGGCTCGGCTCGATGTACCTCGCATCGGTGCACGCCGCGCAAAAGATGGCCGAGGCCGAGGGCGACACCGCCACGGCCGAACTGTACGGCTCCCTCTACGAGAAGGGGCGTATAGCGGGCGAGAATGCCTATTTCAACGGCGACTACTACACCGAGATCAACTCCGACACCGGCGCCTCGTACGGCAACGGCTCCGAGATCGACATGCTGCTCGGCCAGTGGTGGTCCACGCAGCTCGGCCTCGGCGACATCTACGACAGCGCCCACATGGACAAGGCGGCCGGTGAACTGTTCAAGAACAACTACCGGGACAATCTGCTGGGCGACGCCCCGTACTCCGGCTACAACTACAGCCACCAGTTCAGGCAGTACGCCCTCGAAACCGACGGCGGCCTGCAGATGATCGCCTGGCCGCACAACGACCAGACCTCCAACACCCCCCTCTACTACGACGAGTTGATGTCAGGCTTCGAGTACTCGGCGGCCGGACTCATGCTACAGCGCGGGCAGACAGAGGCGGGCCTGAAGGTCGTCAAGGCGATCTCCGACCGCTACGACGGGCGCGCCCGCAAGGGTCCGTACGTCTCGATGAGCACCTGCTCCACCGGCGACGGCACGGGCAGCCCCTTCGGCGACGACGAGTGCGGCAAGTACTACGCCCGCACCCTCTCTTCATGGTCGCTACTCACCGCAATGCAGGGCTTCTCCTACAACGGGCCAAACGACACGATCACCTTCGCGCCCACCTGGAAGCCATCCGACCACCGGTCCTTCTTCAGCACGGGTGAGGCCTGGGGAACCTTCACGCAGAAGCGCGCGAAGGGGGCAGGTCAGACCGACACCCTGCGCGTCCACCACGGCTCGCTGACCGTGCACACACTGAGGCTCGAAATCCCCAAGGGGGCGGGCACGGTCCACCTGGACGGCGCCGAAGTCCGCGTTTCCGGCACCACGGCGACCGTCGAGTTCCCGGCGCCGATCAAGGTGCGGAAGGGAGACAAGCTGACAGTGCGGCTCACGTACTGA